A portion of the Etheostoma cragini isolate CJK2018 chromosome 13, CSU_Ecrag_1.0, whole genome shotgun sequence genome contains these proteins:
- the LOC117955945 gene encoding cytochrome c oxidase assembly factor 4 homolog, mitochondrial: MASSSPHDRSRKDDDDDDPVERMISRTGCAELHYAVQECMAEHQDWRVCQSQVQTFKDCMMNFQIARKEQLMKQQTSTESAPS; the protein is encoded by the coding sequence ATGGCCTCCTCTTCACCCCATGACCGCAGCCGTAAagacgatgatgatgacgacCCTGTTGAACGGATGATATCCCGCACGGGCTGTGCTGAGCTACACTATGCTGTGCAGGAGTGCATGGCTGAGCACCAGGACTGGCGTGTGTGCCAGAGCCAGGTCCAGACTTTCAAAGACTGCATGATGAATTTCCAAATCGCCCGGAAAGAACAGCTCATGAAGCAGCAAACCTCCACTGAGTCTGCACCCAGCTGA